One genomic segment of Hypomesus transpacificus isolate Combined female chromosome 5, fHypTra1, whole genome shotgun sequence includes these proteins:
- the stoml3b gene encoding stomatin (EPB72)-like 3b → MEMESEMESQKRNVISTDDLIADRTGSQGCCGWLLVILSGLFVLLTFPVSIFMCVKIVQEYERAVIFRLGRITDRKAKGPGIFFVLPCTDSFIKVDLRTISFDIPPQEILTKDSVTVSVDGVVYFRVNDPISSVANVTNADYSTRLLAQTTLRNVLGTKNLAEVLSDREGISHSMQSTLDVATDVWGIKVERVEIKDVKLPHQLQRAMAAEAEASREARAKVIAAEGEMNASRALKEASLVISESPSALQLRYLQTLSTIAAEKNSTIIFPVPMDIISHFMKK, encoded by the exons ATGGAAATGGAGAGCGAAATGGAGAGCCAGAAGAGAAACGTTATTAGCACGGATGATCTGATAG cTGATAGGACTGGTTCTCAAGGATGTTGCGGCTGGCTTCTGGTCATCCTTTCTGGCCTGTTTGTCCTCCTCACGTTCCCCGTCTCCATCTTCATGTGTGTCAAG ATTGTTCAAGAGTATGAGCGCGCCGTCATCTTCAGACTGGGCCGCATTACAGACAGGAAGGCGAAGGGACCCG GTATCTTCTTCGTGCTTCCATGTACTGACTCCTTCATCAAAGTTGACCTGAGGACCATTTCATTCGACATCCCACCACAGGAG ATCCTCACTAAGGATTCCGTGACCGTGTCTGTGGACGGCGTGGTGTACTTCCGGGTCAACGACCCCATCTCCTCAGTGGCCAACGTGACCAACGCCGACTACTCCACCCGCCTGCTGGCCCAGACCACCCTCAGGAACGTCCTGGGAACCAAGAACCTGGCCGAGGTTCTGTCCGACCGCGAGGGCATCTCTCACAGCATGCAG TCCACGCTGGATGTGGCCACAGACGTGTGGGGGATCAAGGTGGAGCGCGTGGAGATCAAGGACGTGAAGCTGCCTCACCAGCTGCAGAGAGCCATGGCGGCCGAGGCGGAGGCGTCCCGCGAAGCCAGGGCCAAG GTGATCGCcgcagagggagagatgaacgCGTCACGCGCCCTGAAGGAGGCCTCCCTGGTGATCTCCGAGTCTCCCTCCGCCCTCCAGCTGCGCTACCTGCAGACCCTCAGCACCATCGCTGCCGAGAAGAACTCCACCATCATCTTCCCTGTGCCCATGGACATTATCAGCCACTTCATGaagaagtga